Genomic DNA from Candidatus Binatia bacterium:
CGCAGCACGACGGCGCGAATCTGTGGTTGGTCCGCTAGCGCGGCCGCGGATCGAGTGAGCGCCTCGAACATGGGCAAGTCCAATGCGTTCAGCTTCTCCGGTCGATTCAACGTCACAACGGCAACACCACCTTCGATTTCGGTTTGAACGCGCTCCTCCACGGTCTCTCCTTTCCTCGATCACGTGCTGGCATAGTCCGTGCCCAAAGGAAAGTATGCTCTCGGCTGCCTCCTGTCGTGGTGTCCCGACCCTTACTTGACGAACAAACGTTCATTGGCTTAGGCAACGAAGCCATGACCAACAAGAGAAGAGTGCCGATTAAACCCGGCTATTTTACCATTCCAGAAGATCCTCAGGAGCCACCGCGGTTGTTGGGCAGTCGCTGCCAGCGGTGTGGCGAGCATTACTTTCCGCGGCGCGCCATCTGTGCGAAGGCCGAGTGCTTGTCCGACGATTTAGTTGACGTCGAACTGGGCCCACAGGGAACATTGTATAGTTTCACGTTTGTGCACATGCCGTTGTTTGGATCGAGCAACTTAGAACATATGGACGGCTATGGGGTGGGCCAAATCGACCTTCCCGAAGGTCCAAGGGTGCAGTTGCCGTTGGCTGGCCGCAGGGAGGACTACTACATCGGGCAGCCACTTGTGGCTGAGCTCGATAAGATGCGCGAAGAGGGGGACGCGGAGGTGGTCATTGTGCGATTTCGCCCAACGGGAGAGGCGCGATGAGAGACGTAGCCGTTCTTGGTGTCGGCATGTATCGCTTCGGCATGTGGGATGTGCCGAATGCGGTGATGGCGCGGGAGGCGGGCCTTGCGGCGTTGCGCGATGCCAACTTGTCGTTTCGCGATGTGCAAGCCGCATATGTCGGGCACATTTTTGCTCCGGTCATGAGCGCTGTCCGGGTGATGAAAGAATTCGGGCTAACCGGACTCCCCGTTCAGCATGTAGAGAATGCCTCGGCTACCGGCTCCGCCGCGTTCCGCGAAGCTTGTTTGCAGGTCGCCGCGGGGACGTACGACGTCGTGATGGTTCTCGGTTTCGACAAGATGACGAGTATGATCCAGCAATCGACGCAGGGCACGGCCCCGGAAAATATGGAGGATGCAATCCTACCTGCTGCCTTCTTTGCCTTGTGGGCAACGCGGCGGATGCATGAGCGGGGCATGAAGCCAGAGCACCTGGCGAAAATTGCTGCCAAAAACTGGAATAACGGGGCCCTGAATCCCATGGCTCAACGGCAAGCGCAGGAGGTAACCACACCGGAGCGAGTACTGCGCTCGCGGATGGTGGCCTGGCCTCTGACAACGATGATGTCTTGTCCCATGGGGGACGGTGCAGCATGTGCGATCGTTGGTCGGGCGGACCTTGCAAAGCGGCTGCGACCGGAACGGCCGGTGGTGCGCGTGGTGGCTTCAGCCTTACAAACGGAAAAGTACGCGCCAGGGCACCTCTTCATGGGCCCGGTTGTGGGCCCTCCGCAAATGACCGTGGATACCGCTGCACAGGCGTACAACGAAGCTGGTGTCGGCCCGGAAGACTTGGATCTTGTGCAGGTTCATGACGCCTTCGCGATCGAGGAGCTCGAATACTACGAGCTCCTCGGTTTGTGCAGGCCTGGGGATGCGGAGAAGTGCATTGAAGAGGGAGACTTCGAGCTGCACGGGCGCCTGCCTGTTTCTACCGATGGCGGCCTGATCGCGCGTGGCCACCCAGGAGGGCCGACGGGGCTAGCGCAAATTTGGGAGACGACCTTGCAGCTTCGCGGAGAAGCGGGAAAACGCCAAGTCGAGGGCGCAAGAATAGGGCTTTGCCACATGATGGGCGGTGGCAGTGTTTGCGTGATCCATATTTTGCAGCGCGACTGAGTGATGCCGGCCTTTTGGGGAGTGCGACCTGACGAACGACCGGTGCGTCGGGAACATTTGGTACAGGCCCAACGGACGCTACCCCCGGAGGTGTGGCGGCGGCCTCATGCCCCTCTCGTGCGCGCTGGGATTACGGGATGCGGGGAAGAGTTGCTCGTGTTGGCGTGGTCGGTCCCGATGCTCGCGGCTGAGAAGGCCGCCGGTGTTCGCTTGCTGCGACGGGTGGGCCTTGGACGTGGCTCTCGGGTCGCAAATACGTTGCCCGGTGCGCTGGTTACGCCTGGCAGCCTCTTGGTTGGAGACGTCGTTGAGGAGCTTGGCGCGCTCGACGTTCCCCTCGGTGCGATTGTGTCGGAACAAGCTGCAGCCTCTGCGTGGGAACTCGTGCGTTTGGTTGAGCCGAATGCCTTGGTTCTCGAGACTGCAACCGCAACGCAATTCTGGCGGGCACGGCCGCACGAAACGTGCTTGCCGCTCGACGCGGTGGTTTGGCTTCATCGGCAGATGCCGGCGGCTTGGCCAGAGTTGCCGGAGGAGGTGACCGCAAAAATCCAACTGCACTGGTTTAGCGTGCCAGAGGTGCAGTGCTTTTTCGCACACTCTTGTGGGGATCACTTTCACGTGGATGAGTTGCTGAGGGCCACCGTCGTCGATCCTGCGACCCTCGAAGCGGCTCGATCAGGCTCTCTGCTTGTGGAATGGATCGATGAGGAACAAGGGCCGGTGAGCTACCTCGTACCATGGCAAGCGCGGGCTCTTGATCGATCCTGCTCTGACGGCAAGGGATTGGTGCTTCAGTGGATCGAGGCTCCGCCTTTGCAAGACGGGCAACAGCGGTAAAGGGGGATCGGGAGGAACATTGCGATGGACCTACGCTTGTCGCCTTCGGAAGAGGTATTTCGCCGTGAGGTGCGGGCCTGGCTTGAGCGCAACTTACCTCCCGGATGGGGCACGGCTGACTACCGTCCCCCTCGGACTGCTGAAGAACAGGTCGCGTTCGCGCGGAGCTGGCAACGAAAGCTGTATGACGGTGGTTGGGCCGGCATTACCTGGCCGAAGGAGTACGGTGGCCGGGGAGCAAGTGTTATTGAACAGCTAATTTACAACGAAGAATATGCGCGCCTGGCGGCACCAGATATTTTGTGCCTCAAAATCGGTCTGAGTCTCGTTGGGCCAACACTGATGGCATGTGGCACCGAACAGCAGAAGCGGCGCTTCCTTGGCCCCATCCTCCGCGGCGAAGAAATTTGGTGTCAGGGGTTTTCAGAGCCCAACGCAGGTTCCGACTTGGCTTCGGTGCGTACCCGCGCAGAGCGCTCGGGTGATGAATTGGTGGTGACCGGCCAAAAGATCTGGACGAGCGTTGCTCGCTACGCTGACTGGTGCATGCTCGTCACGCGTACCCGTGCTGACGGGCCGAAACATCATGGGCTCACGTTCCTTTTGGTGGATATGAAAAGCCCCGGCATTACCGTGCGGCCGCTTCGGGAGATGACCGGCGAGGCATGGTTTAACGAGGTGTTCTTCGACCAGGTCAGAGTTCCGTTGGAAAATGTAGTCGGGGAGATCGACCGCGGTTGGGACGTTGTCATGGCGACCTTGGGACACGAACGCGCCGGCACGACGCCCCACGTACGCCTGCAGGCTGAAGCCCGACGCCTCGCGAATCTTGTGAAGACAACACCCTTTGGGCGCGGCAGCGCGGCTGACGATCCGGTCGTTCGCCAGAAAGTGGCACAATCATGGATCGAGACGAGCATCTTGCGCTTCAGCGCCTACCGCAATGTAACCCGTTTGTCCCGCACCGGTGTCCCGGGACCGGAGGGGTCAATCTTGAAGCTGTTTTGGAGTGAGTTGGAACAGAGGCTGAAGGATACGGCGTTTGAAGTACTTGGCTTACGAGGTATGTTGACGTCTGAGGACCGGGGCTGTGCCGACGGAGGCTTCTGGTGTCACGAGCTGTTGTGGTCGCGCTCCGCCACCATTTATGCCGGCACTTCGGAGATTCAGCGGAACATCATCGCGCAGCGTGTGTTGGGCCTGCCTAGGGGCTAGCATGGCCCTGTGGTGGTGCACTAACGCGCCTGGATCGTTCAGCTACGAGATCGTCGATGGCCGTTATGGCGAGCGTGTGGCGCTTCTGTCCGTTTTGTGGAGGAGAATTGGCGGCGGGGCCGCGTTCACCGCATTGGCATTGTTCCCTTTGCGGGCTCACTCACTACCGGAATCCCGCAGTCGGCGTTGCAGTGATTTTGATGGAATCGAATCAAGTTTTGCTCACGTGCCGGTCGCGGGGGCGCTACGCTGGGCTTTGGTGTGTGCCATGCGGCTACGTCGAATGGGATGAAGATGTTCGCCGCGCGGCACAACGTGAAGTCAAGGAAGAAACCGGCCTCGAGATCGTCGTTCTCGATGTATGTGACGTGAGGTCAAACTTCCACGACAGAGACCGTCAGACTGTCGGGATTTGGTTTTGGGGCAAGCGCATTGGAGGCGAGCTCAAGCCAGGAGACGATGCCTCCGATGCCAGGTTTTTCCCACTCGATGCCCTCCCTCCCCTAGCCTTTCCAACTGATTCTGCCGTGCTTGCGGACATCCGGCGCGGTACTTTGGTAGCGCCAACAAGCGGTGAGCATTGACAGCGAAAGAGCGCTTGCGCGTTAGAGCCCTCGCTCGAGTGCTCGCTGGGTGAACTCTTCGTCGCTGAGGTTCGAGTCGTACGAGACTTTTAAGAAGTCCACAATTGTCCGGCTCCCGGTCGATTCGTTCCGCATTTCCATGTGGAACGGGGTCGGGATCGCGCCCACCGGGCGGATGTCGCCGACTAGCAGCGTTTTGGCCACTTGTCCGTTTTTGTCGATCATCTCGTACTTCCGAACGATCAATTCTTTCGCGTCTACCCATGCACGTACCTTGGCGTAACTGATCTCCTTGCCGGTGGGAGTGAATTCCAACACGTGGCAAGCGGCACCGTCGAGGGTCTCCTCCCGCAGATATTCGGCTCGGGCTTCGGTGTCTTCCCAGTCCAGGATTTGCGTGATCACCGCTAAGTCTTCGTAACTGAAGTCCGTACCGACAAAGCTCTCACGCTTTGCCGCCCCGCTGATTTGGCGAGTCTTGCCAAGTTCGGGAAGATACAGCCACTGTTCATCCTTGCCCTTTGGATCTGCCCATTGCAGCATGCCCACGCCGCGGACGTCCTCTGGTGCTGAAAAAAACACGATCGAGCGAGTGCGATCATTGTCATACTTCTTGACCTTGATCAGCAGTTCCCGCGATCGCTCCCCGCCGCGGCGGTCAACGATGCGAAGCTTCAGCTCCTGGGTGCGATCGTTCCACTTCCGCTCACCGTCGGCGAGGCGCCGCGCAGCCTCGAGGATGGAGCGTGCGCGGCTCCCGTCCTGAGCACTCGACCGGAAAGCAACGGTGAACAGGGTCAAAAGCACTGAAACACATGCCAAGGACAAAAGCCTTTTAAGCTGCATGTTTCTTCACCGCGATTCAGCTTGTTTGCCCGTATGGCTGCCATAGCCCTGGACCCACAGCAAGCCGGTGTAAACGTAATGTAAGCCAGAAACGGCAGTGGTTGTGGCCGTGACGTACCAGAGGATCGGGTTCACAACCCCCATGGGCAGATCAGGTCGCGCTAGAGTGAGGAGTGCAAAGCCAATGGTAAGCATACCGAAAAACGTGTTCACCTTGCTGATCATTGAAGGTGCAACCTCGATCGGCTCTGCAAAGAAGTACAACACGATGTAGCCCACGAGGATGACGACATCCCGCGTGGCGACGAGGATGAAGAGCCAGACGGGAAGTATTCCGTACCACGTCAGACTTAGAAAGGAACTTACCACCAAAAGCTTATCGGCAAGCGGGTCGAGGCTCGCGCCGATGCTGCTTTTGCTCTCCATGACGCGTGCGAGTGCCCCGTCGACTGCGTCGGTGATTCCGGCAAGAAGAAATAATGCCAAAGCAGCTGCATAATGCCCACTCGTGAGCGCGATCAAGAAGACCGGTACCGCAGCAATCCGTAGGAGCGTGAGGAAGTTTGGTAGAGTGAGCATGCCGTAGCCTCGTGCGTCTACCCTCCCACCACGACGGAGGCAAGCTAGCGACGGTTGGCCGCTTGCTCTCGGATGTGATGTCTTCGCGGCAGATTCAGGAGCCGCACGCACTTGCAAGCGCTTACCGCCACCTGGCAGGCCCTCGGGCAAAGATCTACAAAGGCGCTAGCTCATGGCGGACGAAAGGACTTCGCAGTTGGCTCGCCCTGCGAGAATTCTGCTCGTCGAGGACAACCCCGACGATGTGGAGCTTGTGAAACGGGCATTGCGTCGAGGTCACGTGGACAACCCGCTGACGGTTATCGGGAACGGGCGAGATGCCCTGGATCTTCTAGTGAGGGAGGCAAATCGCTTCGATCGTGCTCCCTTTGACCTGGTCTTGTTAGACCTCACGCTGCCTGGGCTGGATGGGCGGGTACTTCTTCAGGAAATCCAGGCAGACAAGCGTTTGCGGCGCATGCCGGTGTTGGTGCTTACCGGGTCGGCGCGGGAAGAGGACTGGATCAGCTCTTACAAGTCGGGAGCAGTCGCGTTTCTACGGAAGCCGTTCGATCTGCACGGGTTTCTGTCGACAATTGGCGATCTTTATGGCTATCGGATCGTCATCGTGAGAGACGAAGCCTAGGTTGGAGCGCATCCCCTAGAAGCTGTAGACCGAAGAAAAGCCACCGCTGGCGGTGGTTGGAGTTTAGCGCTCTTCAGCTCAACCCTCTGACCAAGCCACTCGGTTGCATCGGCCCCAAAAAGCAAGGGCGAACTGGAGGCATTCGGCGTATCGTTGGAAGTCGGTTGGCTTGCTCACGAATGCATTGGCGCCGGCAGAATAAGCAGCGCGGATATCCTCAGGGTCCGTTGACGAGCTCAGAATGACCACCGGTAGATGCTCCAGGGCTGGTTCTTCGCGGAGTTTGCGTACGAAGGAGACCCCATCCAGCAACGGCATGCGTAAGTCCACGAACACAGCGGCTGGTAGACGCTTCCACGCAGTCGGACCGGCTGAGGCCAGTTCGCGGAGCCGGTGGAGAGCTGCGCGGCTATCGCGGTGCCATTCTAGCCGTTCCTCTAGGCCCGTGTCCTCGACGATGAGTCTCATCAACTCCCATTCCGCCAGCTCG
This window encodes:
- a CDS encoding OB-fold domain-containing protein; amino-acid sequence: MTNKRRVPIKPGYFTIPEDPQEPPRLLGSRCQRCGEHYFPRRAICAKAECLSDDLVDVELGPQGTLYSFTFVHMPLFGSSNLEHMDGYGVGQIDLPEGPRVQLPLAGRREDYYIGQPLVAELDKMREEGDAEVVIVRFRPTGEAR
- a CDS encoding thiolase family protein encodes the protein MRDVAVLGVGMYRFGMWDVPNAVMAREAGLAALRDANLSFRDVQAAYVGHIFAPVMSAVRVMKEFGLTGLPVQHVENASATGSAAFREACLQVAAGTYDVVMVLGFDKMTSMIQQSTQGTAPENMEDAILPAAFFALWATRRMHERGMKPEHLAKIAAKNWNNGALNPMAQRQAQEVTTPERVLRSRMVAWPLTTMMSCPMGDGAACAIVGRADLAKRLRPERPVVRVVASALQTEKYAPGHLFMGPVVGPPQMTVDTAAQAYNEAGVGPEDLDLVQVHDAFAIEELEYYELLGLCRPGDAEKCIEEGDFELHGRLPVSTDGGLIARGHPGGPTGLAQIWETTLQLRGEAGKRQVEGARIGLCHMMGGGSVCVIHILQRD
- a CDS encoding acyl-CoA dehydrogenase, producing the protein MDLRLSPSEEVFRREVRAWLERNLPPGWGTADYRPPRTAEEQVAFARSWQRKLYDGGWAGITWPKEYGGRGASVIEQLIYNEEYARLAAPDILCLKIGLSLVGPTLMACGTEQQKRRFLGPILRGEEIWCQGFSEPNAGSDLASVRTRAERSGDELVVTGQKIWTSVARYADWCMLVTRTRADGPKHHGLTFLLVDMKSPGITVRPLREMTGEAWFNEVFFDQVRVPLENVVGEIDRGWDVVMATLGHERAGTTPHVRLQAEARRLANLVKTTPFGRGSAADDPVVRQKVAQSWIETSILRFSAYRNVTRLSRTGVPGPEGSILKLFWSELEQRLKDTAFEVLGLRGMLTSEDRGCADGGFWCHELLWSRSATIYAGTSEIQRNIIAQRVLGLPRG
- a CDS encoding NUDIX hydrolase, whose translation is MAVMASVWRFCPFCGGELAAGPRSPHWHCSLCGLTHYRNPAVGVAVILMESNQVLLTCRSRGRYAGLWCVPCGYVEWDEDVRRAAQREVKEETGLEIVVLDVCDVRSNFHDRDRQTVGIWFWGKRIGGELKPGDDASDARFFPLDALPPLAFPTDSAVLADIRRGTLVAPTSGEH
- a CDS encoding outer membrane lipoprotein-sorting protein, giving the protein MQLKRLLSLACVSVLLTLFTVAFRSSAQDGSRARSILEAARRLADGERKWNDRTQELKLRIVDRRGGERSRELLIKVKKYDNDRTRSIVFFSAPEDVRGVGMLQWADPKGKDEQWLYLPELGKTRQISGAAKRESFVGTDFSYEDLAVITQILDWEDTEARAEYLREETLDGAACHVLEFTPTGKEISYAKVRAWVDAKELIVRKYEMIDKNGQVAKTLLVGDIRPVGAIPTPFHMEMRNESTGSRTIVDFLKVSYDSNLSDEEFTQRALERGL
- a CDS encoding CDP-alcohol phosphatidyltransferase family protein codes for the protein MLTLPNFLTLLRIAAVPVFLIALTSGHYAAALALFLLAGITDAVDGALARVMESKSSIGASLDPLADKLLVVSSFLSLTWYGILPVWLFILVATRDVVILVGYIVLYFFAEPIEVAPSMISKVNTFFGMLTIGFALLTLARPDLPMGVVNPILWYVTATTTAVSGLHYVYTGLLWVQGYGSHTGKQAESR
- a CDS encoding response regulator, with translation MADERTSQLARPARILLVEDNPDDVELVKRALRRGHVDNPLTVIGNGRDALDLLVREANRFDRAPFDLVLLDLTLPGLDGRVLLQEIQADKRLRRMPVLVLTGSAREEDWISSYKSGAVAFLRKPFDLHGFLSTIGDLYGYRIVIVRDEA